In the genome of Vanacampus margaritifer isolate UIUO_Vmar chromosome 1, RoL_Vmar_1.0, whole genome shotgun sequence, one region contains:
- the LOC144038178 gene encoding calcitonin gene-related peptide type 1 receptor-like has protein sequence MDGLRFLLLLCSLSKSCQPLAAESSEDDSQDQLNPHSEHPATIAMAQYKCFQRMVRGDHHQRKSQTTGPACNITWDGWLCWDETEAGLTTEQSCPNYYKDFDPSALASKVCTETGIWWRHPESNRTWTDFTTCKANTTHHGTAAMTHFYLVMIGHGLSLVSLIVSLAIFFHFKSLSCQRITLHKNLFVSFVLNSVITVVWLTEVAKKQGHTIDDSASCKLLMVVHLYLLSCNYFWMLCEGIYLHTLIVVAVFAKKQHLLWYYLLGWAFPLVPAVLHSIARQCYYNDNCWVSSDTSLLYIIHGPICAALVVNLFFLLNIVRVLITKLRVTHQAESSLYMRAVRATLILIPLLGIQFVLLPYKPREHKFSEIYLYVMEILMHYQGLLVSTIFCFFNGEVQTVLRRHWNQQRMQFAGTFANADLFRSASYVASSLTEVHRCYSIESHTEHANGKSYSDIFRSDSPFV, from the exons ATGGACGGCTTGAGGTTTCTCCTGCTTCTGTGCTCCCTCAGCAAG TCGTGCCAGCCGCTTGCGGCCGAAAGTTCTGAAGACGACTCTCAGGACCAGCTGAACCCGCACAGCGAGCATCCGGCAACGATCGCCATGGCCCAGTACAAGTGCTTCCAGCGGATGGTGAGAGGAGACCATCATCAGCGCAAAAGCCAAACAACGG GACCGGCGTGCAACATAACGTGGGACGGATGGTTGTGCTGGGACGAAACCGAAGCAGGACTCACAACAGAGCAGAGCTGCCCTAATTATTACAAAGACTTTGACCCTTCTG CGCTAGCGTCCAAAGTTTGTACGGAAACCGGCATTTGGTGGCGTCACCCCGAGAGCAACCGGACATGGACGGACTTTACCACCTGCAAAGCCAACACGACACATCATGGCACG GCGGCGATGACTCACTTCTACCTGGTCATGATTGGTCACGGGCTGTCCCTGGTCTCACTGATCGTCTCGCTGGCAATCTTCTTCCATTTTAA GAGTCTGAGCTGTCAGAGGATCACGCTGCACAAAAACCTGTTTGTGTCCTTTGTTCTGAATTCGGTCATCACCGTTGTGTGGCTAACGGAGGTGGCCAAGAAGCAAGGACACACGATCGACGACTCG GCGAGCTGCAAGCTGCTGATGGTCGTTCACCTCTACCTGCTGAGCTGCAACTACTTCTGGATGCTGTGCGAGGGCATCTACCTGCACACTCTGATCGTGGTGGCCGTGTTTGCCAAGAAGCAGCATCTCTTGTGGTATTACCTGCTCGGCTGGG CTTTTCCGTTGGTGCCGGCAGTGCTGCATTCCATAGCACGCCAATGCTACTACAATGACAA CTGTTGGGTCAGCTCGGACACATCCCTGCTTTACATCATCCATGGGCCAATCTGTGCCGCATTGGTA GTGAACCTCTTCTTCCTGCTGAACATCGTCCGTGTTCTGATCACCAAGCTGCGAGTGACCCACCAGGCCGAGTCCAGCCTGTACATGCGGGCGGTGAGGGCCACGCTGATCCTCATTCCGCTTCTTGGCATCCAGTTTGTGTTGCTTCCCTACAAGCCGCGGGAGCACAAGTTCTCTGAGATCTATCTGTACGTCATGGAGATCCTCATGCACTACCAG GGTCTCCTCGTGTCCACCATTTTCTGCTTCTTTAATGGAGAG GTTCAAACCGTTCTGCGGCGACACTGGAATCAGCAGCGGATGCAGTTTGCCGGCACGTTTGCCAACGCCGACCTCTTCCGCTCGGCCTCTTACGTGGCGTCATCGCTCACCGAGGTTCACCGCTGCTACAGCATCGAAAGTCACACCGAGCACGCCAACGGCAAAAGCTATTCCGACATATTCCGATCGGACAGCCCGTTTGTGTGA
- the fam171b gene encoding protein FAM171B, producing the protein MPNAERRLTPFLAPPPPPPPLLLLFVRSLLLISCDAPLGAADEGGGLPHSLAGDNGHNAATAPSPTGLFLGTPALTEEPRFALRVLVRDMMTRQLLPGASVGTYVNHTLISSTWTGAKGEALLRVPYSPQKSVTLVATKEGYVPGPLPWSTSRRPIFSAVTLLLLPQRQGNIWMFEDTLLITAKLPDGASQPKIKIPKTLLTLPDNGNVTSLTAYLTVPQLGKECANCTPGIIANTSVFRSIGLKPLAAVSVLLYAGGEELQVRGPIQLSVPLGGSSHLRTSDTVPAWALNLQTGAWENRGLGIVRAVDEELVWTYAASHLGYWIAAPLPSNDHGSSLDLLSHPSLLLVGTLAGTLALVIGLLSLLLCQCGFPPEPRGRPARFSKLTVAKKDQTTSMHMEEGLLFHSGENILASCNVQCDPSSTPRHKANYNIYVEDPASQAKAPLYENISADGVRVAQGRSHYINNDEVSRLMEQNRSNINLDGFFSDKPLHMYKHPVAIVQAADMFGKQEPQNAGCKSATFPRNGNESEAPSKDTQTLGKVQSGQQQSKQDQPQPLEIPPPSQGPPAAWGRYSNLLESSVSVPGTLNEATGMEGFGGAGFGGAGAHGISSKLQGISERTLLELTRGKSSSSSSSHPRAWFVSLDGKPAAQVRHSIIELQSRQRPPSSNDTSLDSGVDMNEPQQHIRQVRRERTSVRASSLPHPNRSGRYGDEQDLSSSESGTTATGTPEEHCLRNILDGSSGAIPNIPEEQDAMETCSTQEDSELSGTPPPRRLRKAKEKVKSDKRNTKHVRESRHQSKRK; encoded by the exons ATGCCCAATGCCGAGCGCCGCCTGACTCCATTCctcgcgccgccgccgccgccgccgccgctgctgttGCTCTTTGTACGCTCGTTGCTTCTGATTTCTTGCGATGCGCCACTGGGAGCCGCGGATGAGGGCGGCGGCCTCCCCCACTCTTTGGCCGGGGACAATGGCCATAACGCCGCCACCGCGCCGAGCCCCACGGGGCTGTTTCTCGGGACCCCCGCATTAACCGAAG AGCCCCGGTTTGCCCTAAGGGTTCTGGTAAGAGACATGATGACGCGTCAGCTCTTGCCAGGGGCCTCAGTTGGGACCTACGTCAACCACACCTTGATCAGCTCCACCTGGACTGGGGCGAAAGGTGAGGCTCTGCTACGGGTGCCGTACAGCCCCCAGAAGAGTGTGACCCTGGTGGCCACCAAGGAAGGTTACGTCCCCGGCCCACTGCCTTGGAGCACAAGCAGGAGACCCA TCTTCTCGGCTGTGACGTTGCTGCTGCTTCCTCAGAGGCAAGGCAACATCTGGATGTTTGAAGACACACTGCTCATCACAGCCAAGCTGCCCG ACGGAGCGTCTCAACCAAAGATTAAGATTCCCAAGACGCTGCTCACATTACCAGACAACGGCAACGTGACATCGCTGACAGCTTACCTGACTGTGCCGCAGTTAGGGAAGGAGTGTGCCAACTGCACTCCAGGCATTATTGCCAACACATCAG TTTTTAGAAGCATTGGGCTGAAGCCGCTGGCAGCAGTCAGTGTCCTGCTGTATGCGGGAGGCGAAGAGCTCCAGGTTCGAGGGCCCATCCAGTTGAGTGTGCCTCTGGGGGGAAGCAGCCACCTCCGCACCTCTGACACCGTGCCAGCCTGGGCCTTGAACCTACAGACAG GTGCCTGGGAAAACCGAGGTCTGGGAATCGTGCGGGCGGTTGACGAGGAGCTGGTTTGGACGTACGCGGCTTCTCACCTCGGATACTGGATTGCGGCGCCCCTGCCTTCAAACG ATCACGGAAGCTCCTTGGATTTGCTTTCCCATCCCTCCCTGCTGTTGGTGGGAACACTGGCGGGAACTCTTGCGCTTGTGATCGGACTTCTGTCTTTGCTGTTGTGTCAATGCGG TTTCCCGCCAGAGCCCAGGGGGAGACCGGCCCGTTTCTCCAAACTCACAGTGGCCAAAAAAGACCAAACGACCTCCATGCACATGGAGGAGGGTCTGCTTTTCCACTCGGGCGAGAATATCCTGGCTTCCTGCAACGTCCAGTGTGACCCCTCGTCCACCCCCAGGCACAAAGCCAACTACAACATCTACGTGGAGGACCCGGCCAGTCAAGCAAAAGCTCCTCTGTATGAGAATATTTCTGCCGATGGTGTGAGAGTCGCCCAAGGACGCTCTCACTACATCAACAACGACGAGGTGTCCCGACTCATGGAACAGAACCGCAGCAACATCAACCTTGACGGCTTCTTTTCCGACAAGCCGCTTCACATGTACAAGCATCCGGTGGCAATCGTTCAGGCAGCCGACATGTTCGGCAAGCAAGAGCCACAGAACGCCGGCTGCAAGTCGGCCACCTTCCCCCGCAATGGAAACGAGTCCGAAGCGCCGAGTAAAGACACGCAGACGCTCGGCAAAGTCCAAAGCGGCCAACAGCAAAGCAAGCAAGATCAGCCCCAGCCGCTAGAAATTCCCCCCCCAAGCCAAGGGCCTCCTGCCGCGTGGGGCCGCTACAGTAATCTGCTGGAGTCCTCCGTTTCAGTGCCGGGGACTCTCAATGAGGCAACCGGCATGGAAGGCTTCGGCGGTGCCGGCTTCGGCGGTGCCGGCGCTCACGGCATCTCCAGTAAGCTGCAAGGGATCTCAGAGCGCACCTTGTTGGAACTGACCAGGGgcaagtcgtcgtcgtcgtcgtcatcccACCCCAGGGCCTGGTTCGTCTCCCTGGACGGGAAACCGGCCGCTCAGGTGCGCCACTCCATCATCGAGCTCCAGAGCCGCCAGCGCCCTCCCAGCAGCAACGACACCAGCCTGGACTCCGGGGTGGACATGAACGAGCCTCAGCAGCATATCCGGCAGGTGCGGCGGGAAAGGACGTCCGTTCGGGCTTCCTCGCTTCCGCACCCCAACAGAAGTGGCAGGTATGGCGACGAGCAGGACCTGAGCAGCAGCGAGAGCGGCACCACCGCCACCGGCACTCCGGAGGAGCACTGCCTCAGGAACATTCTGGATGGAAGCAGCGGCGCCATTCCCAACATTCCCGAGGAGCAAGACGCAATGGAAACGTGCAGTACTCAGGAAGACAGCGAGCTCAGCGGGACGCCCCCCCCACGCCGCCTGAGGAAAGCCAAGGAGAAGGTGAAATCAGACAAAAGAAATACCAAGCACGTTCGAGAGAGCCGACATCAAAGCAAGCGAAAATAG
- the LOC144050065 gene encoding glycerol-3-phosphate dehydrogenase [NAD(+)], cytoplasmic-like isoform X3: MWVYEEVIDGKKLTEIINTEHENVKYLPGHKLPKNVVAVPDVTEAVKGAKLLIFVTPHQFVRSLCDKIKSHVADGAIGISLIKGIDEGPDGLQFISDIIRKELEIEVCVLMGANIASEVADEKFCETTIGSTNEANGLVFKELLQTPNFRITVVQESDTVELCGALKNIVAVGAGFCDGLGFGDNTKAAVIRLGLMEMVAFAKLFCRDRVSSNTFLESCGVADLITTCYGGRNRKVAEAFVRTSKSWRRKCSMDKNCRVHKPRLRYTSSYRRRAWWESFRSLRPYTRSALKAKRCKSLSPAFRTTQNTYKVTAGM; this comes from the exons ATGTGGGTTTATGAAGAAGTGATTGATGGGAAGAAACTTACTGAGATCATCAACACGGagcatgaaaatgtcaaatatttgccTGGTCATAAGCTGCCAAAGAACGTG GTGGCTGTTCCAGATGTGACAGAGGCCGTGAAAGGAGCAAAGTTGCTCATTTTCGTCACCCCACACCAATTCGTCCGCTCACTTTGCGACAAGATCAAGTCTCACGTTGCAGACGGGGCCATCGGCATTTCACTCATCAAG GGCATCGACGAGGGTCCAGACGGGTTGCAGTTCATCTCAGACATCATCAGAAAGGAACTGGAAATTGAGGTCTGCGTCCTGATGGGGGCCAATATTGCCAGCGAGGTGGCCGATGAGAAGTTCTGTGAAACCACCATTG GTTCAACAAATGAGGCAAATGGACTCGTGTTCAAAGAGCTGCTTCAGACTCCCAACTTCCGCATCACTGTGGTGCAGGAGAGCGACACGGTGGAGCTGTGCGGAGCCCTGAAG AACATAGTGGCGGTCGGGGCGGGATTTTGCGACGGCCTGGGATTCGGGGACAACACCAAGGCTGCGGTGATCAGGCTGGGTTTGATGGAGATGGTCGCCTTCGCCAAGTTGTTCTGCCGGGACCGAGTGAGTTCCAACACCTTCTTGGAGAGCTGCGGTGTGGCCGACCTCATCACCACCTGCTACGGTGGACGCAACCGCAAAGTTGCAGAGGCTTTCGTCAGAACTTCCAAG AGCTGGAGGCGGAAATGCTCAATGGACAAAAACTGCAGGGTCCACAAACCTCGGCTGAGATATACAAGTTCTTACAGAAGAAGGGCATGGTGGGAAA GTTTCCGCTCTTTGCGTCCATATACCAGATCTGCTTTGAAGGCAAAGAGGTGCAAAAGTTTGTCACCTGCCTTCAGAACCACCCAGAACACATATAAAGTGACGGCAGGAATGTAG
- the LOC144050065 gene encoding glycerol-3-phosphate dehydrogenase [NAD(+)], cytoplasmic-like isoform X1, producing the protein MPGTKVCILGSGNWGSSIAKIVGRNVRSSNRFDPVVNMWVYEEVIDGKKLTEIINTEHENVKYLPGHKLPKNVVAVPDVTEAVKGAKLLIFVTPHQFVRSLCDKIKSHVADGAIGISLIKGIDEGPDGLQFISDIIRKELEIEVCVLMGANIASEVADEKFCETTIGSTNEANGLVFKELLQTPNFRITVVQESDTVELCGALKNIVAVGAGFCDGLGFGDNTKAAVIRLGLMEMVAFAKLFCRDRVSSNTFLESCGVADLITTCYGGRNRKVAEAFVRTSKSWRRKCSMDKNCRVHKPRLRYTSSYRRRAWWESFRSLRPYTRSALKAKRCKSLSPAFRTTQNTYKVTAGM; encoded by the exons ATGCCCGGGACGAAAGTTTGCATCTTGGGATCGGGAAACTG GGGCTCTTCGATTGCCAAAATCGTCGGGCGCAATGTCAGATCATCAAACCGGTTCGACCCTGTGGTGAACATGTGGGTTTATGAAGAAGTGATTGATGGGAAGAAACTTACTGAGATCATCAACACGGagcatgaaaatgtcaaatatttgccTGGTCATAAGCTGCCAAAGAACGTG GTGGCTGTTCCAGATGTGACAGAGGCCGTGAAAGGAGCAAAGTTGCTCATTTTCGTCACCCCACACCAATTCGTCCGCTCACTTTGCGACAAGATCAAGTCTCACGTTGCAGACGGGGCCATCGGCATTTCACTCATCAAG GGCATCGACGAGGGTCCAGACGGGTTGCAGTTCATCTCAGACATCATCAGAAAGGAACTGGAAATTGAGGTCTGCGTCCTGATGGGGGCCAATATTGCCAGCGAGGTGGCCGATGAGAAGTTCTGTGAAACCACCATTG GTTCAACAAATGAGGCAAATGGACTCGTGTTCAAAGAGCTGCTTCAGACTCCCAACTTCCGCATCACTGTGGTGCAGGAGAGCGACACGGTGGAGCTGTGCGGAGCCCTGAAG AACATAGTGGCGGTCGGGGCGGGATTTTGCGACGGCCTGGGATTCGGGGACAACACCAAGGCTGCGGTGATCAGGCTGGGTTTGATGGAGATGGTCGCCTTCGCCAAGTTGTTCTGCCGGGACCGAGTGAGTTCCAACACCTTCTTGGAGAGCTGCGGTGTGGCCGACCTCATCACCACCTGCTACGGTGGACGCAACCGCAAAGTTGCAGAGGCTTTCGTCAGAACTTCCAAG AGCTGGAGGCGGAAATGCTCAATGGACAAAAACTGCAGGGTCCACAAACCTCGGCTGAGATATACAAGTTCTTACAGAAGAAGGGCATGGTGGGAAA GTTTCCGCTCTTTGCGTCCATATACCAGATCTGCTTTGAAGGCAAAGAGGTGCAAAAGTTTGTCACCTGCCTTCAGAACCACCCAGAACACATATAAAGTGACGGCAGGAATGTAG
- the LOC144050065 gene encoding glycerol-3-phosphate dehydrogenase 1-like protein isoform X2, with translation MPGTKVCILGSGNWGSSIAKIVGRNVRSSNRFDPVVNMWVYEEVIDGKKLTEIINTEHENVKYLPGHKLPKNVVAVPDVTEAVKGAKLLIFVTPHQFVRSLCDKIKSHVADGAIGISLIKGIDEGPDGLQFISDIIRKELEIEVCVLMGANIASEVADEKFCETTIGSTNEANGLVFKELLQTPNFRITVVQESDTVELCGALKNIVAVGAGFCDGLGFGDNTKAAVIRLGLMEMVAFAKLFCRDRVSSNTFLESCGVADLITTCYGGRNRKVAEAFVRTSKSIAELEAEMLNGQKLQGPQTSAEIYKFLQKKGMVGKFPLFASIYQICFEGKEVQKFVTCLQNHPEHI, from the exons ATGCCCGGGACGAAAGTTTGCATCTTGGGATCGGGAAACTG GGGCTCTTCGATTGCCAAAATCGTCGGGCGCAATGTCAGATCATCAAACCGGTTCGACCCTGTGGTGAACATGTGGGTTTATGAAGAAGTGATTGATGGGAAGAAACTTACTGAGATCATCAACACGGagcatgaaaatgtcaaatatttgccTGGTCATAAGCTGCCAAAGAACGTG GTGGCTGTTCCAGATGTGACAGAGGCCGTGAAAGGAGCAAAGTTGCTCATTTTCGTCACCCCACACCAATTCGTCCGCTCACTTTGCGACAAGATCAAGTCTCACGTTGCAGACGGGGCCATCGGCATTTCACTCATCAAG GGCATCGACGAGGGTCCAGACGGGTTGCAGTTCATCTCAGACATCATCAGAAAGGAACTGGAAATTGAGGTCTGCGTCCTGATGGGGGCCAATATTGCCAGCGAGGTGGCCGATGAGAAGTTCTGTGAAACCACCATTG GTTCAACAAATGAGGCAAATGGACTCGTGTTCAAAGAGCTGCTTCAGACTCCCAACTTCCGCATCACTGTGGTGCAGGAGAGCGACACGGTGGAGCTGTGCGGAGCCCTGAAG AACATAGTGGCGGTCGGGGCGGGATTTTGCGACGGCCTGGGATTCGGGGACAACACCAAGGCTGCGGTGATCAGGCTGGGTTTGATGGAGATGGTCGCCTTCGCCAAGTTGTTCTGCCGGGACCGAGTGAGTTCCAACACCTTCTTGGAGAGCTGCGGTGTGGCCGACCTCATCACCACCTGCTACGGTGGACGCAACCGCAAAGTTGCAGAGGCTTTCGTCAGAACTTCCAAG TCCATTGCAGAGCTGGAGGCGGAAATGCTCAATGGACAAAAACTGCAGGGTCCACAAACCTCGGCTGAGATATACAAGTTCTTACAGAAGAAGGGCATGGTGGGAAA GTTTCCGCTCTTTGCGTCCATATACCAGATCTGCTTTGAAGGCAAAGAGGTGCAAAAGTTTGTCACCTGCCTTCAGAACCACCCAGAACACATATAA